The DNA region CGCACCTGTTCGACATCGGCATCCACGAATACGCGGGGCTGGTGCGCGACGGCTGGGTCGATCCGCGGCACATCCATCATTTCCTGTGCCACTACTCGTCCGAGAAATTCATTCCGGTCGTGGAAGACCTGCTGGAGAAGGCCGGCCTGGCGATCGCGCGCGAGCGGTGGTTCAGCAACCTGGCCTGGCGCGGCAACACCGGCGCGGCCTCCATCCTCATCATGCTCGCCGAATTCCTGGAGACCCGCGAGATCCGGCCGGGCGAGCAGATACTGTGCTACATCCCCGAATCCGGGCGCTTCACGACGGCGTATATGTTGTGGGAAGCCGAAGCGGCGGACGGATCGGCGCGCGTTTCCGTGGGCGCCCCGGCCGCCGCGCCGGACGACGCCGGCGGCGGGCGCGCCGCCATGCCGGACGCCGGAAGCGGGACCGACGGCGGGGCCAAGTCTCAAGCAAGCACAGGAACAGCGCCCGGAAACGACGCCAACTCGGCCGCCGCCGAACATATCGCCCCGCCGCACGATCCCGACAGCGCGCCCGAAGCGCTGGGTCCGCTGCTGACCGAGCTGGCGTCGATCTGGCACGATTACCGCTCGCGCGTCTGGCGCACGCCGGTCGTCCGCCACCTGCGCAACCGCCGCTTCCGGACCGCCGACTACGTGAACTGGATGGCGAACTGGATTCCCCAGGTGCGCGAGGGCAGCAAGTGGATGCGCGAAGGCGCCGCCTCCCTCGGGCCCGCCTGGCAGCCGCTGGCCGCCCTCATCGACACGCACGCCGGCGAGGAACAGAACGACTTCAAGATCCTGTTCGGGGACTACCGCAAGGCCGGCGGCGCCATCGAGGACATCGACGCCCTGCGCCGCAATCCCGGCGGCGAGGCGCTCAACGCCTACCTGCACGGCCTGGCCGCCACGCGCGACCCCATCGGCCTGCTGGGCGCCATCTACATCATCGAGGGCACGGGCCAGCGCATCATCCCGGCCCTGCTGCCCCTGCTCAAGGCCAGCCTGTCCCTGCCGCCCGACGCCTTCCGCTTCCTCGAATACCACGGGCAGAATGACGAACACCATCTCGCGCGCTGGCTCGCGGCGGTGGAGCTGGCGCTGGATTGCGACGAGGACGGCAAGGCCGGACGGCGCATCGCGGACACCGCGCGCCGCACGGCGGCGTTGTACCTGATGCAATTCCAGTACGTGATGGAGGATCACCCCGCCATGGAACATCGCCCGGAGGACGACGCGGCATGAATCAGGAACCCGAATTCCTGGCCCGGGGCCATGACCCGGCCGACCCCAATCCCTGGCTGGCGCTGTACCTGGACCGCAGCACGCCCCTGCCCGACAAGGTGAAGAAGGCCTGGCTGACCGATTCGAGCAGCCGCTCGCGCCAATACCTGCTGCCCTTCCTGCGGCCGCTGGCGCGCGCCTTCATCATCCTGATCCAGGTGCTGAAGACCTTCCTGCCCAAGCGCTGGTCGCACTCGCGGCTGCTGCACCGCATCCTGGCGTGGGGCCTGGCGCGTTTCGTCTCGCCCGAGGCCAACTGGCTGATCCTGCGGCATTTCCACCTGGGCGCGCAGATACTGGCCTTCATCGCCGCCAACTCGCCCGTGCCCGTCGCGACGACGCCGCTGGAGCCGCGCGGGATCGAGGACCTGAAGGACGACCTCTTCGTCAAGCACGACCTCAACCTGTTCAATTTCGTGATTCGCCTGAACCAGGCGCTGCGGGACGCGGGGGTCGAGATGCACGCGCCGGCGCGCGTGGACTACTCGATGATCCGCGATCCGGGACTGCGGCTGGAAGACCTGCCGCACAAGCCGCTGAACTTCCTCGACCTGCAAAGCGCGATCGAGCTGTTCACGCCGCTGTACCAGTTGATGCTGACGGACAACGACTTCTGGCGCGCCGCCAACTCCCTGCAACTGGACGAGACCATAGGCATCTACGCGGCCAAGCTGCTGGGCGCGCCCCAGCACCTGATCCTGGTCAACAACAATCACCCGCTGGTGCCCATGTCCACGCTGCGGGCGGGCTACCGGCTGGTGCTGCACGGGCTGTCCACCGAAATGCTGCACAGCCTGTTGATGGAATTGAAAGCCGCCCAGGAGGGCGGCACGCCGCCGGCGCCGATTGCGTGACGGCAGGATCGGGCGGCGGACGGTTCAGATAGATGGTTCAGACGGACGGATCAAGCCGCCGGCCGGCCGCCCGCCCGAACTCCTTTAAGCCCCTGCCTTCGCCGGCACGAGCAGCACCGGGCGCGTCGACAGGCGCAGGAAGGCCTCGGCCACGCTGCCCAGCACCATGCGCTGGAAACCGCGGCGGCCATGGGTGCCCAGCACCACCAGGTCGGCGCCCTCTTCCTCGGCGGCGTCCTGCAATTGCTGGGCAATGGTCTGGGTGATGCCTTCCTTGTCGATGAAGCGGGCCTTGCCCCGCACGCCGGCGGCCGTCAGGCGCTCGTTGGCCATGGCCACCACCTTGTTGGCTTCCTCCATCATGGCGTCGTGGAAAGGCGTCACGTCGTAGATGGCGGCGCTGTAATACGCGCTGGAATACTCCACGACGTAGACCGGCACCACTTCCGCGTTTTCCGTGCTGCCCAGGTGCAGGGCATGCTCCAAGGCGGCCTGGGCCACGTCGCTGCCGTCGAGGGCAACCAGAATTTTGCGATACATGAAAGACTCTCCTAGGGTCGGCGTTGATGTGGCCATGATCCGGCGTACGCCGCCCGGACGCCATGACCTGGGTCAAGATTCACCCCCCGACCCGCACTGTACCCCCGCCGGCGGCGACCCGCACACCCTTTGAGCCACGTCAATACACCGCGGGCGCCCCGCCCCTACGATTCCGGCTGGGATTTCACGATTATTGCTGGGGTTGCCCATGTTCAAGCGCATCGCCGTCCACCTCGATGACGACGCCGCGTGCACGCGCCGCGTGCGGGCCGCGGCGCAGGTCGCGCGCGACCACGCCGCCGCCCTGGTCGGCATCTACACCAGTTACCTGCCGCCGCAGTACGTCTACGACGAGGGCATCGTCCCGGACGACGTCTACGCGGTGCTGCAACGCCGCCTCGCCGACAACCGCAACGTCGCCCGCGAATGTCTGCAACGGGCGGCGCGCGAGGCCGGCGTCGCGGTCCAATGGCGCGCGCCCGAGGGCTCGCCCGCGGACGTGCTGGCGCGCCATGCGCGCACCTGTGACCTGCTGGTGCTGGGCCAGTCCGGCGAGGACGATCCGGAGAGCGTCGTCACCCCCTACTTCACCGAGTCCGTCATCATGACGCTGGGGCGGCCGGTGCTGATCATCCCCACGGCCGGCGACCTGCCGCCGCTCGGCCGCAACATCCTGTTCTGCTGGGACCAGGGCCGCGAGGCGTCGCGGGCGCTGGCCGACGCCGATCCCGTGCTGCGCCGGGCCAGCGAACTGCTGGTGCTGTCGGTGTCGTCGCGCCCCATCGCGCCGGCGCTGCGCGACGACCTGCACGACTACTTCTCCGTGCACGACTATCCCCTGCCGCAGCGGCTGATCCGCGACGGCCGCCAGAGCGACGTCGGCCGCATCATCCTGGAATGCGTGGAGGAACGCGGGAGCGACCTCGTCATCATGGGCGCGTACGGCCACCACCGGCTGCGCGAATGGGTCATGGGCGGCGCCTGCAGCACCGTGCTGCGCGCGGCGACCGTGCCGGTCCTGCTGTCGCACTGACCATGCCGGTCCCGTGGACGACCGCGGCCGCGGCGACGACACCCCGCCGGCCCACGACGTATACTCTGGACGCTCGCCCACGCCCGCGGCGCCGCCATTCCGTCCCCGGCGGCGGTACGCGGCCCGGCCATCGGCACGGGCGCGGCGTCCTGGTTTCCCGCTCTCCATTCCTTCGCCATGCCATCGGTCCTGCCGTCGCTACTGCTCGCCCTCGCCTGTGCCGCATTGGGTTTCCTTGCCGCGCGGTGGCTGCAGCGCCGTGCGCCCGCTTCCGTCCCGCCCCCCTCCGCCGCGGCCGCAGGCGGCCGGCCCGGCTGCGAGAACAAGGCGCCCCGCGCGGCCGCGCCCAGCGAGAGCCGTCTCTACGGAATCATCCAGGCAGCCATGGAGGCCATCATTACGGTGGATGCCTCCCAGACCATCATCATCTTCAACCCGGCGGCCGAGCGCATCTTCCTCTGCCCCGCGGCCGAAGCCATCGGCACCTCGCTCAACCGCTTCATCCCTCCCCGTTTCCGCCATACGCACCCGCAGGACCTGGCGCGTTTCGGCCGTACCGGGGTCTCGGAGCGGCAAATGGGCGGTGACCGCAAAGTGACCGGCCTGCGCGCCAACGGCGAGGAATTCCCGCTGGAGGCGTCCATCTCGCAGTGGGAAGACGAGCACGGCAAGCTCTACACCGTGCAATTGCGCGACGTCACCGAGCGCGAGCGGGCCAACCGCGAACTGGAGCTCTCGCGCAACGAACTGACGCGGCTGTCCACCGCCATCCAGAACATCCGCGAGGAAGAAAAAGCCCACATCGCGCGCGAACTGCACGACGATCTCGGGCAAAGCCTCACCGCCATGAAAATGGGCCTGTCGCTGCTGGAGGGCATGCTGCCGCCCGACGCCGCGGC from Bordetella genomosp. 10 includes:
- a CDS encoding StlD/DarB family beta-ketosynthase; the protein is MPTPFHRVYLESAGYFMPGSPVSNEEMDRYIAPLNRISGRIKHRILAENGIKQRYYAIDADGATTLTNAQLAVGAIRDCLRRNEIPLDDVSLLASGSSGGDALMPGFANMIQGELAAPPMETLSVHGICAAGVAAIQAAAQAVELGGHATALAVASEMPSRLFKRSRFAARGYDADFDAHFLRWMLSDGAGAVVLGRGLRALPGISRGVRLRLKWVHQRAFSGDYPVCMQLGLSADRARGHLDYPSWTDAETDGALSLRQDIRLLPHLFDIGIHEYAGLVRDGWVDPRHIHHFLCHYSSEKFIPVVEDLLEKAGLAIARERWFSNLAWRGNTGAASILIMLAEFLETREIRPGEQILCYIPESGRFTTAYMLWEAEAADGSARVSVGAPAAAPDDAGGGRAAMPDAGSGTDGGAKSQASTGTAPGNDANSAAAEHIAPPHDPDSAPEALGPLLTELASIWHDYRSRVWRTPVVRHLRNRRFRTADYVNWMANWIPQVREGSKWMREGAASLGPAWQPLAALIDTHAGEEQNDFKILFGDYRKAGGAIEDIDALRRNPGGEALNAYLHGLAATRDPIGLLGAIYIIEGTGQRIIPALLPLLKASLSLPPDAFRFLEYHGQNDEHHLARWLAAVELALDCDEDGKAGRRIADTARRTAALYLMQFQYVMEDHPAMEHRPEDDAA
- a CDS encoding DUF6999 family protein, which encodes MNQEPEFLARGHDPADPNPWLALYLDRSTPLPDKVKKAWLTDSSSRSRQYLLPFLRPLARAFIILIQVLKTFLPKRWSHSRLLHRILAWGLARFVSPEANWLILRHFHLGAQILAFIAANSPVPVATTPLEPRGIEDLKDDLFVKHDLNLFNFVIRLNQALRDAGVEMHAPARVDYSMIRDPGLRLEDLPHKPLNFLDLQSAIELFTPLYQLMLTDNDFWRAANSLQLDETIGIYAAKLLGAPQHLILVNNNHPLVPMSTLRAGYRLVLHGLSTEMLHSLLMELKAAQEGGTPPAPIA
- a CDS encoding universal stress protein, giving the protein MYRKILVALDGSDVAQAALEHALHLGSTENAEVVPVYVVEYSSAYYSAAIYDVTPFHDAMMEEANKVVAMANERLTAAGVRGKARFIDKEGITQTIAQQLQDAAEEEGADLVVLGTHGRRGFQRMVLGSVAEAFLRLSTRPVLLVPAKAGA
- a CDS encoding universal stress protein yields the protein MFKRIAVHLDDDAACTRRVRAAAQVARDHAAALVGIYTSYLPPQYVYDEGIVPDDVYAVLQRRLADNRNVARECLQRAAREAGVAVQWRAPEGSPADVLARHARTCDLLVLGQSGEDDPESVVTPYFTESVIMTLGRPVLIIPTAGDLPPLGRNILFCWDQGREASRALADADPVLRRASELLVLSVSSRPIAPALRDDLHDYFSVHDYPLPQRLIRDGRQSDVGRIILECVEERGSDLVIMGAYGHHRLREWVMGGACSTVLRAATVPVLLSH
- a CDS encoding PAS domain-containing sensor histidine kinase, with translation MQRRAPASVPPPSAAAAGGRPGCENKAPRAAAPSESRLYGIIQAAMEAIITVDASQTIIIFNPAAERIFLCPAAEAIGTSLNRFIPPRFRHTHPQDLARFGRTGVSERQMGGDRKVTGLRANGEEFPLEASISQWEDEHGKLYTVQLRDVTERERANRELELSRNELTRLSTAIQNIREEEKAHIARELHDDLGQSLTAMKMGLSLLEGMLPPDAAAARAQAAALHALINATVGSVRRIASNLRPVMLDDLGLFAAVEWLAQDFSERYAIETDVHVSGEQIALGHELTTAVFRIVQEAFTNTARHAGATRISLRLECDAQQCRIDIRDNGVGATPSQMAKAESFGLLGIRERVRLLGGTLVLDSEPAKGFRLTATVPIAIDTAEETL